The window ATGTCCCATATCGTTCGATAAAACCGTGCCAGCACCCGCCGCTATAATTCGCTTTGGAATCTGGGTGTCAGAATGAGCTTCTTTTTCAAAAGTTCCTGTCAAATGAGAGGATGATGGATCAGCAGCTGCGTTTGTTTGCTCGTTCATTTCACGTAGCTCAATCAAGCTGAGTTTGCCCAGCAGCGTCTTTGCTAACTTATCGGTAGATGGAACATCCTGCTCCTCACAATGAGTATGATAGGTAATTGAACCCTGGAAACGGGATGAAAACCTCTCTGTAGCTGCGACATCATGAAGAAATGTGATCAGCTCAAAGCTTTTTTTTGCTGTCTGCAACGCACGTTGCTGCCAAGCGGGGTCATCAGCCAACAGGTCGGGATATATGTCCTGGAGTATGGCGGCGCATGATTTGGAAGGGGTGACGATGTAGTCATAGGGTTCAAATGTCTTGATGACGTCTCGAGCAAGGTCCTGTGCATCACTCTTGTCATCGGAATGGTGGGCCGATTGACCGCAACACGTCTGATTTTGGGGCACCACAACGTCAAATCCGGCATCTTCAAGCAATTTGACCGATGAGAAGCCGACCACCGGACGTAAGAGATCGACAAGACAGGTAACAAAAAGGCCCACCTGCTTGCCTTTCCGGGCTGGATGGTCGATCTCGGGCACATCGAAATCAAATTCTAGCTGGTCCATGATAAGCGATCCGATGATGAATATGCCCGGATTGGTCAGTCCATTTGCAGGGGATGCAATTGGGGCTGTCCAAAGATTGAAGAATATGGTGATCGATAAATAGAAGCCAAATCAAGTGGTTGTGAATGATCTATCCGGTCATCTCATCCCTGGCGTTCCGTGTCTTTCGCGCCGAATGGGCAGACGCGAGCTGTGTGTCGGTTTTGTTGGATGCTTTTGTGGTCGAGCGTCCATTGGCAGATTTGCGTGCTTTCGGGCTTTTATCGCTGCGATCGGCCATTTGGGATAGCCGCATGCGCGAGATTTCTTCCCATATACCCGCCTGATTTGTGCGAGCCAAGGTTTTCTCTACATAATCCATATGGTGTCTCGCAGCCTCTCGCGCTTCATCAGGGTTGCCATCCATCACTGCTTTGTAAAGGCGTTCATGTTGTTGCAGCAAGGCATCTTGTACGCCGGGTGTTTCATAAAGGCGAATGCGAGAATAGAAAAGACCTTCCGCAAGCAACTTATAACAGGAACGAAGGGTATGTAGCATCAGCATATTGTGGCTGGCTTCCACAATTGCCTGGTGGAACTCAAAATCGGCTTCACTCTCTTTGTGGATGTCGCCTTCGGCATGATGTTGGCGCATGACTTCCATGATGCGCGTCAGAATGAGCTTGTCTGCATCAGTTGCACGACGGGCTGCA is drawn from Cohaesibacter gelatinilyticus and contains these coding sequences:
- a CDS encoding (Fe-S)-binding protein — encoded protein: MDQLEFDFDVPEIDHPARKGKQVGLFVTCLVDLLRPVVGFSSVKLLEDAGFDVVVPQNQTCCGQSAHHSDDKSDAQDLARDVIKTFEPYDYIVTPSKSCAAILQDIYPDLLADDPAWQQRALQTAKKSFELITFLHDVAATERFSSRFQGSITYHTHCEEQDVPSTDKLAKTLLGKLSLIELREMNEQTNAAADPSSSHLTGTFEKEAHSDTQIPKRIIAAGAGTVLSNDMGHLMNLARLLKRDGSAIEVRHVAEVLADMADGPAIGEKQFANRKT
- a CDS encoding FadR/GntR family transcriptional regulator; this translates as MIFRAISQNRTSDAVIDQIERLILEGVLRSGDQLPAERELAGKLDVSRPVLRTALKELEERNLIRTQHGGGTFIANVVGTVFSDEVFELIRRHPKAHSDYFEFRRDLEGVTAEHAARRATDADKLILTRIMEVMRQHHAEGDIHKESEADFEFHQAIVEASHNMLMLHTLRSCYKLLAEGLFYSRIRLYETPGVQDALLQQHERLYKAVMDGNPDEAREAARHHMDYVEKTLARTNQAGIWEEISRMRLSQMADRSDKSPKARKSANGRSTTKASNKTDTQLASAHSARKTRNARDEMTG